One genomic region from Bradyrhizobium icense encodes:
- a CDS encoding peptide deformylase, with protein MTIRPIVRYPDPRLALPAQPVTVFDDALRDLARDLLETMHAAPGIGITASHIGVSLRVVVLDLDPIDGARTYVNPEIIWASPEMIVHQEGSVSMPGVSDEVRRHARVRISYHDVDGNSHPEESEGLRAVCHQHEIDQLNGLFWIQRLSRLKRERLIKRFEKISRG; from the coding sequence ATGACCATCCGTCCGATTGTCAGATACCCCGATCCTCGGCTTGCGCTCCCGGCGCAGCCGGTAACGGTGTTTGACGACGCGCTGCGCGACCTGGCGAGAGACCTGCTCGAGACGATGCACGCCGCGCCCGGCATCGGGATCACCGCGTCGCATATCGGCGTCTCCCTGCGGGTCGTGGTGCTCGACCTCGACCCCATCGACGGTGCACGGACCTACGTCAATCCCGAGATCATTTGGGCCTCGCCCGAAATGATCGTGCATCAGGAAGGCAGCGTCTCGATGCCGGGAGTTAGTGACGAAGTTCGGCGTCATGCGCGCGTTCGGATCAGCTATCACGACGTTGACGGCAATTCACACCCCGAGGAATCCGAGGGATTGCGCGCCGTCTGCCATCAGCATGAGATCGATCAGCTCAATGGCCTGTTCTGGATTCAGCGCCTATCCCGCCTGAAGCGCGAGCGGTTGATCAAGCGTTTCGAGAAGATCTCGCGGGGCTGA
- a CDS encoding LVIVD repeat-containing protein, whose amino-acid sequence MSDSPLSRRNILQVPLAGLTLAAGQTVASSIAPAQTRTAVRSPAGAYLHNIEAVGYTDLDHRPAFKMAIREVNHRWFLYTGHFWHAGWSIVDVTNPAKPQLVNFVPFPNANTWTLQMDLSGDTMVTALEKPFANFGRDPNAPYEEGVLIWDIADPTNPKQLGHYRTGGIGTHRNSYPGGRYVHLAAGMPGYKGNIYVILDISDRSHPREAGRWWVPGQHEAGGETQLTSGISAERPPRAQPLRLRPQCLCGAFCGSAGADVSLHGPPVLAGDLAYLPYGAAGIIVLDISDVSRPEQVGCLKFSPPFHSRFGVHGVLPVPERGIAFANSENVTYGKGPAHHASIVDISNPQDPYLLSLLPEPVPPEGASFTDFTTRGGWRGPHNINHHQHHPDVQKQGNLFYIAHFNAGLRIYDVSNPRLPRETGYFIPPEPTRRYGPLPEDQLVVQTEDVVVDRRGFIYISDKNQGIWILRYTAPQPAH is encoded by the coding sequence ATGAGCGACAGTCCGCTTTCCCGCAGAAATATTCTACAGGTTCCGCTCGCCGGGCTCACTCTTGCCGCGGGCCAGACCGTGGCCTCCAGCATTGCCCCTGCGCAGACACGAACTGCGGTTCGTTCACCCGCAGGTGCGTACCTACACAACATCGAAGCGGTTGGGTACACCGATCTGGACCATCGACCCGCCTTCAAGATGGCCATCCGGGAAGTCAACCACCGATGGTTCTTGTACACCGGACACTTCTGGCATGCCGGATGGAGCATCGTGGATGTAACGAATCCGGCCAAGCCGCAGCTCGTGAACTTCGTGCCGTTTCCGAACGCCAATACCTGGACGCTGCAGATGGACCTCTCCGGCGACACCATGGTGACTGCGCTTGAAAAGCCATTCGCCAACTTCGGCCGCGATCCCAATGCTCCGTATGAGGAAGGGGTCCTGATTTGGGATATCGCTGATCCAACCAACCCGAAACAGCTTGGGCACTATCGCACGGGCGGTATTGGCACACACCGCAACAGTTATCCTGGCGGGCGCTATGTTCACCTCGCGGCCGGCATGCCCGGTTACAAAGGCAATATCTACGTCATACTTGATATCTCGGACCGATCTCATCCACGAGAAGCCGGACGCTGGTGGGTGCCGGGGCAACATGAAGCCGGCGGTGAGACACAACTCACGTCAGGAATTTCGGCCGAACGGCCGCCGCGTGCCCAACCACTCCGCTTGCGTCCCCAGTGCCTGTGCGGTGCGTTTTGCGGTAGCGCCGGCGCGGATGTATCGCTGCATGGTCCTCCCGTTCTGGCGGGAGATCTCGCTTATTTGCCGTACGGCGCAGCAGGCATCATTGTGCTCGATATCAGCGATGTCTCGCGTCCAGAACAGGTCGGATGCCTGAAGTTTAGCCCACCTTTCCATTCGCGTTTCGGCGTGCATGGTGTCCTGCCGGTCCCCGAGCGCGGCATCGCGTTCGCAAACTCGGAAAACGTGACATACGGCAAGGGGCCTGCACATCACGCCTCGATTGTCGACATATCTAACCCGCAGGATCCGTATTTGCTGTCGCTACTTCCAGAGCCTGTTCCACCTGAAGGCGCTTCATTCACGGACTTTACGACACGCGGTGGCTGGCGGGGACCGCACAACATCAACCATCATCAGCATCACCCCGACGTCCAAAAGCAAGGCAATCTTTTTTACATCGCACATTTCAACGCGGGACTCCGGATCTACGACGTCTCCAATCCGCGGCTCCCTCGCGAGACTGGCTACTTCATACCGCCCGAACCAACGCGGCGGTACGGCCCGCTGCCGGAAGACCAATTGGTCGTCCAAACGGAGGATGTGGTCGTAGACCGACGTGGCTTCATCTACATCAGCGACAAAAACCAGGGCATATGGATCCTGCGCTACACTGCCCCTCAGCCGGCGCACTAG
- a CDS encoding arginase family protein codes for MRATSNRLTVIGAPTSAGAYAPGQEKAPEAFRRHGLIPALERVGWQIRDMGDVCYFRWRPDPGNPKSMNLGAVREAARAVSQHVARAMADGEAALVLGGDCTIGLGVVAGTLVDDASVGLIYVDGDADLNVPETAEGSLDWTGIAHMLDLPGALPELSDLASRRPMLGPSEVLLFGAHEITAPESRTIASNNIRHIALAEIKADPGAAAEQARAWGRRFDRLLVHIDIDVLAFTSFPVAENVRYGARGTGLELEELGNILDILLAAPNWRALTVAELNPDHAPDETAAFGRLIAMLTQALAPVAAADR; via the coding sequence GTGCGAGCTACGAGCAACCGCCTAACCGTTATTGGAGCGCCGACAAGCGCCGGGGCATATGCCCCTGGGCAGGAAAAAGCACCCGAAGCATTTCGGCGCCATGGATTGATTCCCGCCTTGGAGCGTGTCGGATGGCAAATTCGTGATATGGGCGATGTTTGCTATTTTCGTTGGCGTCCGGACCCCGGCAATCCGAAGTCGATGAACCTGGGAGCCGTGCGTGAAGCCGCGAGAGCCGTCTCCCAGCACGTCGCGCGCGCTATGGCGGATGGCGAGGCGGCACTCGTGCTCGGCGGTGACTGCACCATCGGGCTGGGGGTCGTTGCCGGCACGCTGGTCGACGATGCTTCGGTTGGATTGATCTATGTCGATGGTGACGCAGATCTCAACGTGCCAGAAACCGCCGAAGGTTCACTTGACTGGACGGGCATCGCCCACATGCTTGACCTTCCCGGCGCGCTTCCTGAACTGAGCGATCTCGCATCGAGAAGGCCAATGCTTGGTCCCTCCGAGGTGCTGCTGTTCGGCGCTCATGAGATCACAGCGCCCGAGTCAAGAACGATCGCCAGCAATAACATTAGACACATTGCTCTGGCGGAGATCAAAGCAGACCCGGGGGCTGCAGCCGAACAGGCAAGGGCCTGGGGACGCCGGTTTGATCGTCTGCTCGTTCATATCGACATTGATGTGCTTGCATTCACGTCGTTTCCGGTTGCCGAGAACGTCCGCTACGGAGCGCGCGGCACCGGTCTCGAGTTGGAGGAGCTTGGCAACATACTGGATATCCTCCTGGCAGCCCCGAACTGGCGCGCACTTACCGTAGCCGAGTTGAATCCAGATCACGCACCCGATGAGACCGCCGCATTTGGCCGCCTCATTGCTATGCTGACGCAGGCACTCGCACCCGTTGCAGCCGCCGACAGGTAG
- a CDS encoding MFS transporter, protein MTNSQYRWVIVAAGGLLGCVAIGGMFSLPVFLQPIARDTGWSVTGISSAMTIGFLAMAFTSMIWGTLSDRLGPLPVVLTGSVVLAASLGLASLATSLVGFQFVFGLMVGGATAAIFAPMMACVTGWFDTHRSLAVSLVSAGMGMAPMTMSPLAAWLVSNHDWRTSMQIVALVVAAIMIPVSLLVRRAPALEGASAPSGVAAEPEMTLAQALRSPQFIILLLTNFFCCATHSGPIIHTVSYAISCGIPIIAAVTIYSIEGLAGMGGRIAFGLLGDRFGAKRVLVFGLLAQAFGALGYVFVRDLAAFYAVAALFGFLYAGTMPLYAVLVRENFPLRMMGTVIGGTAMAGSLGMATGPLAGGLIYDTFASYAWLYIGSWIMGLGAFLIMMTFRPMMVARAAPVPA, encoded by the coding sequence ATGACCAATTCGCAGTATCGCTGGGTAATCGTCGCGGCCGGAGGCCTGCTTGGCTGTGTCGCGATCGGGGGCATGTTTTCGCTGCCGGTGTTCTTGCAGCCGATCGCGCGGGATACCGGCTGGTCGGTGACCGGCATATCCAGCGCGATGACGATCGGCTTTCTCGCGATGGCCTTCACCAGCATGATCTGGGGCACCTTGTCCGACCGGCTGGGGCCGCTGCCGGTGGTGCTGACCGGATCGGTCGTGCTTGCGGCGAGCCTTGGGCTGGCGAGCCTTGCGACCTCGCTGGTCGGGTTTCAATTCGTCTTCGGGCTGATGGTCGGCGGCGCCACGGCTGCGATCTTCGCGCCGATGATGGCTTGCGTGACCGGCTGGTTCGATACTCACCGCAGCCTGGCAGTGTCGCTGGTCTCGGCCGGCATGGGCATGGCGCCGATGACGATGTCGCCGCTGGCCGCCTGGCTGGTCTCCAACCACGATTGGCGCACCTCGATGCAGATCGTGGCGCTCGTCGTCGCCGCGATCATGATCCCGGTTTCGCTGCTGGTGCGCCGCGCGCCGGCGCTCGAGGGGGCGTCCGCGCCGTCAGGCGTAGCGGCCGAACCGGAGATGACACTTGCGCAGGCGCTGCGCTCGCCGCAATTCATCATTCTGCTGCTGACGAATTTCTTCTGTTGCGCCACGCATTCGGGCCCGATCATCCATACCGTGAGCTACGCCATCAGTTGCGGCATCCCGATAATCGCCGCCGTCACCATCTACAGCATCGAGGGCCTGGCGGGGATGGGCGGCCGCATCGCCTTCGGCTTGCTCGGCGATCGTTTTGGCGCCAAGCGTGTGCTCGTCTTTGGCTTGCTGGCGCAGGCGTTCGGCGCACTCGGTTACGTCTTCGTGCGCGATCTCGCCGCGTTCTATGCAGTCGCCGCGCTATTCGGCTTCCTCTATGCCGGCACCATGCCCCTCTATGCCGTGCTCGTGCGCGAAAACTTTCCGCTGCGCATGATGGGCACCGTGATCGGTGGCACCGCGATGGCCGGCAGCCTCGGCATGGCGACGGGACCCTTGGCCGGCGGTTTGATCTACGACACGTTTGCCAGCTATGCCTGGCTCTATATCGGCTCGTGGATCATGGGGCTCGGCGCGTTCCTGATCATGATGACGTTCAGGCCGATGATGGTGGCGCGCGCTGCGCCGGTGCCGGCGTAG